A stretch of Episyrphus balteatus chromosome 2, idEpiBalt1.1, whole genome shotgun sequence DNA encodes these proteins:
- the LOC129908238 gene encoding integrator complex subunit 2 isoform X1: MNENTVSNRVFEAMQNLNIQELSSYTQNEIRPILPSLVRMSLLSPLDNTKSSMDSRKQILALLVGIEVVNNIVAFLQVNYHELETDLKKEQQTRQKGSLSSENLHLFGLQSGIALGFERADVTRKVRVVLSEIFYIQTQLLEYTLSNNRSTGEFLIKQSELFEDGIYLEEIIDIICISLAELPSLLNVQELIDVLVYVNNGPRIICSIVANFPDCYRDVVSNMITNCDEDLADGKLKLAVLYALSEMNPKQALSTRAVCVDLMKVPSFMLRLSLKYPQDLIAFISGMLLGNDQVVRSWFAGFVRSSQKRKGDALHIAREELLQQLKHLVNLSHMPKSSEDYTVKASALLRLYCALRGIAGIKFNEDEISFIMQLITTRPTPTQSLIRFVSLGLCMLIASPSLIANPNLEAKAIEWMHWLIKEESFLSNNSGTSSSLGEMLLLMAIHFHSSQISAVGELICSTLHMKIPIRPNSTSRMKQIFTQDLFSEQVVAAHAVKVPVTLNLNANIPGYLPVHCIHQLLKCKTFLKHKVTIKSWIYKQICNCRKPLHPVMPALIEVYVNSLILPNQGSGSGKFSSDHLHKPLSETEILRIFTSSNSEAFKLNFDHVPGQYDFGEIKNGETDDGDDLIKISCSLTSQLLVLYYLVLYEDTRLCNTSMIVMNGRKAKSYSNEFLSELPIKFLLQKAQKYQHEYVGLFHPLLRLLVSNFPHLSMVDDWIEKSTSLVFLSSSTWLIGFDITEQHLIDAFDELDVNPSNIMKILRAMLKRPPTDLWRFATVFVKNINKMLETSVPRLIKELYRKVWLRLNSILPKRLWVETINAVMPQMGAFHTHNFVHENVLLDPLHILRCNEKVFRCPDVLIIVLRILQASLAASKAQLNRHIQDKPMFDKNGQLQSEMEREELKTALIASQESAAVQILLEASIKKKTDIIRFGTSWTLREIHGIVCSYIHHAFISEPSLAKLVHFQTYPRELLGIAVRGVPSMHICIDFLHEILGMPEMERQIFTIDLTSYLVLRYSIPKSLSVAKLCVSTVLTLLGLLSNDAKVEMFNKILPAIVRFSEAFPVLLDDCISFLIQAGRSLYSRDNLGRDASCTALLPLQTSSKSTSNLRNAQSTKKLVLAVEQSFSNLMDDAVSQVELY, translated from the exons ATGAATGAAAATACAGTGTCGAATCGTGTATTTGAGGCAATGCAAAATCTAAACATACAGGAACTTTCGTCCTATACACAAAATGAAATTCGCCCCATACTCCCTTCTCTTGTACGAATGAGCCTCCTATCACCACTGGACAATACAAAATCTTCAATGGATTCTCGTAAACAAATACTTGCACTGCTAGTGGGCATTGAAGTTGTAAACAATATAGTGGCATTTCTTCAAGTCAACTATCATGAGTTAgaaactgatttaaaaaaagaacaacaaactCGACAAAAAGGCAGTTTATCTTCTGAGAATTTACATTTGTTTGGCTTGCAAAGCGGCATCGCTCTTGGATTTGAGCGTGCCGATGTAACTCGGAAAGTAAGAGTAGTGCTATcagaaatattttatatccaAACGCAATTATTAGAATATACCCTGTCCAATAATCGATCAACAGGAGAATTTCTAATTAAACAGTCAGAACTCTTTGAAGATGGTATATATTTGGAAGAGATCATTGATATTATATGCATATCATTAGCTGAACTTCCATCTCTCTTAAACGTACAAGAATTGATAGATGTTCTCGTATATGTAAACAATGGGCCACGCATAATTTGCTCAATTGTTGCTAACTTCCCAGATTGTTACAGAGATGTTGTTTCAAACATGATTACAAACTGTGATGAGGATTTGGCAGATGGAAAATTGAAGCTAGCAGTTTTGTATGCACTTAGCGAAATGAACCCAAAACAAGCGCTTTCGACAAGAGCTGTATGCGTAGATTTGATGAAAGTACCGTCGTTTATGCTAAGGCTCAGCTTAAAATATCCGCAGGatttg attGCATTTATATCTGGAATGCTATTGGGTAATGATCAGGTTGTCCGCAGTTGGTTTGCGGGCTTTGTCAGATCAAGTCAAAAGCGAAAAGGTGATGCTCTGCATATAGCAAGGGAGGAGTTGTTACAACAGCTAAAGCATCTGGTGAATTTATCGCATATGCCTAAGAGTTCTGAAGATTATACTGTCAAAGCATCTGCGCTTCTACGTCTTTATTGCGCTCTGAGAGGAATTGCTGGGATAAA ATTCAACGAAGATGAAATTTCTTTCATTATGCAATTAATCACAACACGGCCCACACCAACTCAATCTTTAATTCGTTTTGTTTCATTGGGGCTATGCATGCTAATTGCAAGTCCATCTCTAATAGCAAACCCAAATTTGGAGGCTAAGGCCATTGAATGGATGCACTGGTTAATCAAAGAGGAGTCTTTTCTGAGTAATAATTCAGGCACTTCTTCATCTTTAGGTGAGATGCTCTTACTCATGGCAATTCACTTTCATAGTAGCCAAATATCTGCTGTAGGAGAGCTTATTTGCTCAACACTTCACATGAAAATACCTATTCGACCAAACAGTACAAGTCGaatgaaacaaatatttaccCAAGACTTATTTAGTGAACAAGTTGTTGCAGCCCATGCTGTTAAAGTTCCTGTGACTCTAAACTTAAATGCAAATATTCCGGGTTACCTGCCTGTGCACTGCATTCATCAGCTTCTCAAGTGCAAGACATTTTTAAAGCATAAAGTGACCATCAAATCCTGgatatacaaacaaatttgtaactgcAGAAAACCTTTACACCCAGTGATGCCGGCTCTCATCGAAGTCTACGTAAATTCATTAATATTACCAAATCAAGGTAGTGGAAGTGGAAAATTCAGTAGTGATCATCTACATAAACCACTTTCTGAAACggaaattttgagaattttcacATCTTCAAATAGTGAggcatttaaattgaattttgatcATGTTCCTGGACAATACGATTTCGGGGAAATAAAGAATGGCGAAACAGATGATGGAGATGATCTGATTAAGATAAGCTGCAGTCTTACTTCACAGTTGTTAGTTTTATATTATCTTGTTTTGTATGAAGATACACGCTTATGCAATACGTCAATGATTGTCATGAACGGAAGAAAAGCCAAGTCATACTCCAATGAATTTCTTTCAGAGTTGCCAATTaaatttcttcttcaaaaaGCCCAGAAATACCAGCACGAGTACGTGGGGCTGTTTCATCCACTTTTGCGTTTATTGGTATCGAATTTCCCTCATCTAAGCATGGTCGACGACTGGATTGAAAAGAGTACAAGTTTGGTTTTCTTATCGTCTTCGACATGGCTTATAGGATTCGACATTACAGAACAACATTTGATAGACGCATTCGATGAGTTAGACGTAAATCCGTCCAACATCATGAAGATCCTTCGGGCTATGCTTAAACGTCCTCCAACCGATTTATGGCGATTTGCGACGGtgtttgtcaaaaatataaacaaaatgttgGAAACTAGTGTACCAAGACTTATAAAGGAACTGTACCGAAAAGTGTGGCTGCGGTTGAATTCCATTTTGCCAAAGCGGTTGTGGGTAGAAACCATCAATGCTGTGATGCCTCAAATGGGAGCATTCCACACTCATAACTTTGTACATGAGAACGTTTTATTGGATCCATTGCATATACTAAG gtgtaatgaaaaagtttttcgcTGTCCAGATGTCCTCATAATTGTATTACGTATCCTCCAAGCTAGTTTGGCAGCTTCCAAAGCTCAACTCAATCGTCACATTCAAGACAAACCTATGTTTGACAAAAACGGTCAATTGCAGAGTGAAATGGAACGCGAGGAACTGAAAACAGCTTTGATTGCATCACAAGAGAGTGCTGCTGTTCAAATACTCCTCGAAgcgagtataaaaaaaaaaactgacattaTAAGATTTGGAACTTCGTGGACGTTGCGGGAGATACACGGTATCGTTTGTTCTTATATCCACCATGCTTTTATATCTGAACCTTCTTTGGCAAAACTTGTTCACTTTCAAACATACCCACGTGAATTGCTGGGCATTGCAGTTCGTGGAGTTCCCTCTATGCACATCTGCATAGATTTTCTCCATGAAATCCTTGGTATGCCCGAAATGGAAAGACAAATCTTTACGATTGACCTGACATCTTATCTGGTTTTGAGGTACTCAATACCAAAAAGTTTAAGTGTAGCGAAATTGTGTGTTAGTACTGTTCTAACTTTATTGGGACTCTTGTCAAATGATGCCAAAGTAGAAatgttcaacaaaattttaccGGCGATTGTAAGGTTCTCAGAAGCATTTCCCGTCCTGTTAGACGACTGTATAAGTTTCTTAATACAGGCTGGTCGAAGTTTGTATTCGCGAGATAATCTTGGTAGAGATGCATCGTGTACGGCTCTGCTGCCACTTCAAACATCCTCTAAATCGACATCCAATTTGAGAAATGCCCAAAGTACAAAGAAACTTGTACTTGCTGTTGAACAatctttttcaaatttaatggaCGATGCCGTATCCCAAGTAGAATTGTATTAA
- the LOC129908238 gene encoding integrator complex subunit 2 isoform X2 translates to MNENTVSNRVFEAMQNLNIQELSSYTQNEIRPILPSLVRMSLLSPLDNTKSSMDSRKQILALLVGIEVVNNIVAFLQVNYHELETDLKKEQQTRQKGSLSSENLHLFGLQSGIALGFERADVTRKVRVVLSEIFYIQTQLLEYTLSNNRSTGEFLIKQSELFEDGIYLEEIIDIICISLAELPSLLNVQELIDVLVYVNNGPRIICSIVANFPDCYRDVVSNMITNCDEDLADGKLKLAVLYALSEMNPKQALSTRAVCVDLMKVPSFMLRLSLKYPQDLIAFISGMLLGNDQVVRSWFAGFVRSSQKRKGDALHIAREELLQQLKHLVNLSHMPKSSEDYTVKASALLRLYCALRGIAGIKFNEDEISFIMQLITTRPTPTQSLIRFVSLGLCMLIASPSLIANPNLEAKAIEWMHWLIKEESFLSNNSGTSSSLGELICSTLHMKIPIRPNSTSRMKQIFTQDLFSEQVVAAHAVKVPVTLNLNANIPGYLPVHCIHQLLKCKTFLKHKVTIKSWIYKQICNCRKPLHPVMPALIEVYVNSLILPNQGSGSGKFSSDHLHKPLSETEILRIFTSSNSEAFKLNFDHVPGQYDFGEIKNGETDDGDDLIKISCSLTSQLLVLYYLVLYEDTRLCNTSMIVMNGRKAKSYSNEFLSELPIKFLLQKAQKYQHEYVGLFHPLLRLLVSNFPHLSMVDDWIEKSTSLVFLSSSTWLIGFDITEQHLIDAFDELDVNPSNIMKILRAMLKRPPTDLWRFATVFVKNINKMLETSVPRLIKELYRKVWLRLNSILPKRLWVETINAVMPQMGAFHTHNFVHENVLLDPLHILRCNEKVFRCPDVLIIVLRILQASLAASKAQLNRHIQDKPMFDKNGQLQSEMEREELKTALIASQESAAVQILLEASIKKKTDIIRFGTSWTLREIHGIVCSYIHHAFISEPSLAKLVHFQTYPRELLGIAVRGVPSMHICIDFLHEILGMPEMERQIFTIDLTSYLVLRYSIPKSLSVAKLCVSTVLTLLGLLSNDAKVEMFNKILPAIVRFSEAFPVLLDDCISFLIQAGRSLYSRDNLGRDASCTALLPLQTSSKSTSNLRNAQSTKKLVLAVEQSFSNLMDDAVSQVELY, encoded by the exons ATGAATGAAAATACAGTGTCGAATCGTGTATTTGAGGCAATGCAAAATCTAAACATACAGGAACTTTCGTCCTATACACAAAATGAAATTCGCCCCATACTCCCTTCTCTTGTACGAATGAGCCTCCTATCACCACTGGACAATACAAAATCTTCAATGGATTCTCGTAAACAAATACTTGCACTGCTAGTGGGCATTGAAGTTGTAAACAATATAGTGGCATTTCTTCAAGTCAACTATCATGAGTTAgaaactgatttaaaaaaagaacaacaaactCGACAAAAAGGCAGTTTATCTTCTGAGAATTTACATTTGTTTGGCTTGCAAAGCGGCATCGCTCTTGGATTTGAGCGTGCCGATGTAACTCGGAAAGTAAGAGTAGTGCTATcagaaatattttatatccaAACGCAATTATTAGAATATACCCTGTCCAATAATCGATCAACAGGAGAATTTCTAATTAAACAGTCAGAACTCTTTGAAGATGGTATATATTTGGAAGAGATCATTGATATTATATGCATATCATTAGCTGAACTTCCATCTCTCTTAAACGTACAAGAATTGATAGATGTTCTCGTATATGTAAACAATGGGCCACGCATAATTTGCTCAATTGTTGCTAACTTCCCAGATTGTTACAGAGATGTTGTTTCAAACATGATTACAAACTGTGATGAGGATTTGGCAGATGGAAAATTGAAGCTAGCAGTTTTGTATGCACTTAGCGAAATGAACCCAAAACAAGCGCTTTCGACAAGAGCTGTATGCGTAGATTTGATGAAAGTACCGTCGTTTATGCTAAGGCTCAGCTTAAAATATCCGCAGGatttg attGCATTTATATCTGGAATGCTATTGGGTAATGATCAGGTTGTCCGCAGTTGGTTTGCGGGCTTTGTCAGATCAAGTCAAAAGCGAAAAGGTGATGCTCTGCATATAGCAAGGGAGGAGTTGTTACAACAGCTAAAGCATCTGGTGAATTTATCGCATATGCCTAAGAGTTCTGAAGATTATACTGTCAAAGCATCTGCGCTTCTACGTCTTTATTGCGCTCTGAGAGGAATTGCTGGGATAAA ATTCAACGAAGATGAAATTTCTTTCATTATGCAATTAATCACAACACGGCCCACACCAACTCAATCTTTAATTCGTTTTGTTTCATTGGGGCTATGCATGCTAATTGCAAGTCCATCTCTAATAGCAAACCCAAATTTGGAGGCTAAGGCCATTGAATGGATGCACTGGTTAATCAAAGAGGAGTCTTTTCTGAGTAATAATTCAGGCACTTCTTCATCTTTAG GAGAGCTTATTTGCTCAACACTTCACATGAAAATACCTATTCGACCAAACAGTACAAGTCGaatgaaacaaatatttaccCAAGACTTATTTAGTGAACAAGTTGTTGCAGCCCATGCTGTTAAAGTTCCTGTGACTCTAAACTTAAATGCAAATATTCCGGGTTACCTGCCTGTGCACTGCATTCATCAGCTTCTCAAGTGCAAGACATTTTTAAAGCATAAAGTGACCATCAAATCCTGgatatacaaacaaatttgtaactgcAGAAAACCTTTACACCCAGTGATGCCGGCTCTCATCGAAGTCTACGTAAATTCATTAATATTACCAAATCAAGGTAGTGGAAGTGGAAAATTCAGTAGTGATCATCTACATAAACCACTTTCTGAAACggaaattttgagaattttcacATCTTCAAATAGTGAggcatttaaattgaattttgatcATGTTCCTGGACAATACGATTTCGGGGAAATAAAGAATGGCGAAACAGATGATGGAGATGATCTGATTAAGATAAGCTGCAGTCTTACTTCACAGTTGTTAGTTTTATATTATCTTGTTTTGTATGAAGATACACGCTTATGCAATACGTCAATGATTGTCATGAACGGAAGAAAAGCCAAGTCATACTCCAATGAATTTCTTTCAGAGTTGCCAATTaaatttcttcttcaaaaaGCCCAGAAATACCAGCACGAGTACGTGGGGCTGTTTCATCCACTTTTGCGTTTATTGGTATCGAATTTCCCTCATCTAAGCATGGTCGACGACTGGATTGAAAAGAGTACAAGTTTGGTTTTCTTATCGTCTTCGACATGGCTTATAGGATTCGACATTACAGAACAACATTTGATAGACGCATTCGATGAGTTAGACGTAAATCCGTCCAACATCATGAAGATCCTTCGGGCTATGCTTAAACGTCCTCCAACCGATTTATGGCGATTTGCGACGGtgtttgtcaaaaatataaacaaaatgttgGAAACTAGTGTACCAAGACTTATAAAGGAACTGTACCGAAAAGTGTGGCTGCGGTTGAATTCCATTTTGCCAAAGCGGTTGTGGGTAGAAACCATCAATGCTGTGATGCCTCAAATGGGAGCATTCCACACTCATAACTTTGTACATGAGAACGTTTTATTGGATCCATTGCATATACTAAG gtgtaatgaaaaagtttttcgcTGTCCAGATGTCCTCATAATTGTATTACGTATCCTCCAAGCTAGTTTGGCAGCTTCCAAAGCTCAACTCAATCGTCACATTCAAGACAAACCTATGTTTGACAAAAACGGTCAATTGCAGAGTGAAATGGAACGCGAGGAACTGAAAACAGCTTTGATTGCATCACAAGAGAGTGCTGCTGTTCAAATACTCCTCGAAgcgagtataaaaaaaaaaactgacattaTAAGATTTGGAACTTCGTGGACGTTGCGGGAGATACACGGTATCGTTTGTTCTTATATCCACCATGCTTTTATATCTGAACCTTCTTTGGCAAAACTTGTTCACTTTCAAACATACCCACGTGAATTGCTGGGCATTGCAGTTCGTGGAGTTCCCTCTATGCACATCTGCATAGATTTTCTCCATGAAATCCTTGGTATGCCCGAAATGGAAAGACAAATCTTTACGATTGACCTGACATCTTATCTGGTTTTGAGGTACTCAATACCAAAAAGTTTAAGTGTAGCGAAATTGTGTGTTAGTACTGTTCTAACTTTATTGGGACTCTTGTCAAATGATGCCAAAGTAGAAatgttcaacaaaattttaccGGCGATTGTAAGGTTCTCAGAAGCATTTCCCGTCCTGTTAGACGACTGTATAAGTTTCTTAATACAGGCTGGTCGAAGTTTGTATTCGCGAGATAATCTTGGTAGAGATGCATCGTGTACGGCTCTGCTGCCACTTCAAACATCCTCTAAATCGACATCCAATTTGAGAAATGCCCAAAGTACAAAGAAACTTGTACTTGCTGTTGAACAatctttttcaaatttaatggaCGATGCCGTATCCCAAGTAGAATTGTATTAA